The following are encoded in a window of Methanocalculus alkaliphilus genomic DNA:
- a CDS encoding DUF3324 domain-containing protein, translating to MASGIGIGPNEITINQATRGGTYDRTLTLFNPGEKGVNVNVRTDGVAGDWINLYRFDDRQTPITEMFIPAKGNSQLVFRAKVPSDTPTGTYQARIIAETRSEDVVGGVGTVLRARTTVTIHVTGAEIVSGNVETITVADTETGVPLVINTRFRNTGNVIVSPEVHTTIKKNGNVVGEAKSSEKQVIPDTSEAIMVEWDTDGMEPGTYTASVVASLRGQTIASQEIGFEIFPYGQLSRDGKIDELKYEGMMRAGTPIKLSSIFTNTGRISTRAVLNAEIFKNGNFVNVISGDTVLVPVGSHAELFSYVTLDEPGEYQIKYWALYEGQRTETKEISLTVSGAEPQAQPQASPLSPISVIVASMMLILFATGGRLSRRD from the coding sequence ATGGCTTCAGGTATCGGCATAGGACCAAATGAGATAACGATTAATCAGGCCACTCGCGGTGGAACCTATGATAGAACACTGACACTCTTCAATCCCGGTGAAAAAGGTGTCAATGTTAATGTCCGGACAGATGGTGTTGCAGGCGACTGGATTAATCTCTACCGTTTCGATGATCGACAAACTCCAATCACTGAGATGTTCATACCAGCCAAGGGTAATTCTCAATTGGTTTTCAGAGCCAAAGTTCCATCAGATACACCAACTGGCACCTATCAGGCAAGAATTATCGCTGAGACACGGAGCGAAGATGTCGTGGGAGGTGTTGGAACAGTGCTGAGGGCTCGAACCACTGTAACGATCCATGTTACCGGCGCTGAGATTGTATCAGGAAATGTTGAGACCATTACAGTAGCTGATACTGAGACAGGAGTGCCCCTTGTTATCAATACCCGCTTCAGAAATACAGGAAATGTTATTGTTAGCCCCGAGGTTCACACCACTATTAAAAAGAATGGAAACGTCGTTGGAGAGGCGAAGTCCAGTGAAAAACAGGTCATACCAGATACATCTGAAGCGATTATGGTTGAGTGGGATACCGATGGTATGGAACCAGGAACGTACACAGCCAGTGTCGTGGCATCTCTTCGTGGTCAGACAATTGCATCTCAGGAGATTGGTTTTGAAATCTTCCCATATGGTCAGCTGAGCCGTGACGGAAAGATTGACGAACTTAAGTACGAGGGGATGATGCGGGCTGGCACTCCGATAAAACTGAGTAGTATATTTACCAATACCGGAAGAATATCAACCCGGGCAGTCCTGAATGCAGAAATCTTTAAAAATGGCAACTTTGTCAATGTTATCTCCGGAGACACAGTGCTGGTTCCGGTGGGTAGTCATGCTGAGCTCTTCTCCTATGTAACGCTTGATGAACCAGGAGAATATCAGATTAAATACTGGGCATTATATGAAGGTCAGCGAACCGAAACGAAAGAGATATCATTAACCGTATCGGGTGCTGAACCGCAGGCACAACCGCAGGCATCACCACTCTCACCGATATCAGTCATTGTTGCATCGATGATGCTGATACTATTCGCCACAGGGGGAAGATTATCAAGAAGAGATTGA